The sequence below is a genomic window from Salinispira pacifica.
TGGCGTATTGCCTTTCCGGCTCTGTATGCCCGCCCCCGGGAGAGCTTTCCAGCATGGAGTGGATCAGCTCCATTACCTCTGTGTAATCCCTCCCCGCCAGGGGAAACTGTCCCGACATGCCCAGTATTGCGGGCGGGGAGACTCCGGTACCCAGCCATGAGCCATAGACTTCATAGCTCAGTTCAATTGAAGAGCTGAAACCCGAATCGAAACAGATCAGATCAATCTCCCTCCCCCGCTCCGCCAGAATGTCGGCAAAGTCCGGAAGAGTCAAATAGGATCCCGTTGACTGATCATAGAGCACTCCCCGGTAGGGATGACCGGATTCACCCGCCACGATCAACAGTTGAAGGCCTTCACCGGCATCCCGGAACATTTCACACCAGTCCAGGGCCGCAGCGAGAGCGTCTCCGGGAGAAACGGCCTGATTCCACCCGGCAAACTCCGCCCTTCTCCACACCCCCTCTGCCAGAATATGCAGTCCAGGAGGAAGTGAATCATGCCCGCTTCGTTCACCGCAGGCATATGCCACACGCAGATCCACTCCGGGATATACCTCCGGCGGAAGATCAGGACGGGAGTCGGAGATATGTGCCGAAGAATGCAGTTCATCCAGATCGGAAAGAACTGCCTGATAGTCACCGTTATCCGCCCAGGCAAAGTAGAGAATCTGCAGCTCCGCAGAATCTTCCTGGGGCGGTGGATGGGGATCCGGGTCGGCCGCTTCGGTTTCCCCTCCAATGGGATGAATAATCCGCTGGGGCGTACATCCGTTGGGCAGAAGTATGAGACAGACCGGAAGCAGCAGATGGAAAAGCAGCTTCAGTATGAAAGCGATGGGCGGCGGATATGAACCCGCCGGAATATGTGCATATGGGTTCATACACACATAACCGGGAAATTACGTCTCCTGCTTGGCGTTGGCGGAATTCAGTCGGGAAACTATGAGATTATTTTCCCGGATAAGCTGTTTCAGATGTTCCACGAAGCGATCCACATCTTTCAGGGACTGAAGATTGCCCTCCATCACCTGGCGGATATCCGCAGCGGCCGCATCCAGATCCTGCATGCGCTGTTGAACCTGGTTGCTTTCACCCGCCTGACTGCGGGTAAGCTCGGCGGCCTGCCGGCTGAGATCCAGCAGAGTGGAGACCGCTTCCTGAATATCCTTGTTTCCCTGCTCCTGCTCAACCATGGCCTGGGAGATCTCCTCGATGAGCCGGGAATTGGTTTTCACAGCTGAGCTGATTTCATGAAAGCTGTCCATGGCCCTTCTTCCGGTCTCAAGCCCCTGGCTGCTGTAATTGTTCATGGACTTGATGAGCTGGGTGATCTCCGTTGCGGTTTTGGAGGCATCTCCAGCCAGGGAGCGCACTTCGGTGGCAACCACCGCAAACCCGCTGCCCACATCTCCGGCATGGGCGGCCTCAATGGCCGCATTCATGGCAAGAAGATTGGTCTGGGCGGCAATCTTTGCAATCTGACCTACACTCTTGCTCACCTCTTCCGCCGCCTGGTCGATATTCTCAATGCCCTGAATCAGCTCATTCATGTCTTTCTCACCGGCGGAAGCCTTACCCTCAAGAACCTGGGTGCTCTCTGCGGTTTCCCGGGCATTTTTACTTACCGAAGCGATATTGGCTATAAGCTCCTCCACCGAAGAGGAGCTTGCTTCCACCGCCTCATTCTGCTTCTCCAGATTGCCCGAGGAGGTGCGAATGTTGGCAATGAGTTTTTCCACATCCGAATCCGCCTGTTCCAGGGCGGAATGCTGAATACCGATATGTTCCTGAACCTGCCGGATTCCCCGGTCGATGTTTTCACCCAGCTGTTCGGCTGTGGAACTGATTTCATCCAGCCGGGAAGACAGCTCCCCTGCATCCCGAACCGAACTGCTGATGGCCGAGAAAAGGGCAGCCTGGCTGTCGATAAACGAATTCAGGTGGCTGATGGCCAGTCCCAGCTCATCATCATCGGTAACAATCAGTTTATTCCGGCTCTCCGCCTGGCCGCGGGAAAGATCACCGATACCCTGCTCAAGAAGCTTCAGCCGGCTGGAGTAAGGTCTGGATTCTATGAACACCGCCAGTGCGGACATTGCGGTAATGATTCCCGCAAGGAGAAACATTTTCCCGAAGAATTCTGTGAGCCGCGGTCGCAGCCGGGGACTGTTGATTGTCAGGTCCGGAGCATTTCCTTCCAGGGCCTGCTCCCATAGCTCCATACGGTAATCGGCCACTTCAGTAGCTGCGGACCCCGCATCCACTTCTCCGGGAGCCAGAAGCTCTTCCTCCAGATATCCCATTCCCGAGGCCAGGAGCAGACCGGTGGCAAACACGATAATGGTCATGGCCATCATGAACTGACGCTTCTCCCAGGCATTTTTCCGGTGATGGTCCAGATGGGTTCTCCGCCGCAGCCTGTGAAGGGTGAGACTGTAGCGCTCAAAGAGGCGAAGTTCCACAAAGAGGACATAAAATCCGAAGGAGGCGGAGTACACCAGAATGGTGAGAAGATCAAAACTGAAAAAGGGTTGCCCCTGGGCGGATACCCGGACAGCGTACTGGGCGGCAGGCCCCACAAGAAAGCCGAGAACGTTCACCACCGCTAGAATCCCGGGAACCCGGTTCAATAGCCTGTCCAGACGGATTTCCTCGAAAGAATCCAGGAGATCCCCCCGCTTCAGTCTGCGTTCGGCGGAGGATATTCCCGCCATTGCGAAAAAGAGGACTATGGATGCAGCTACAACCAGGGCGGTGACGATCAGTTGAAAGGTTCCGAACTGATGGAAATATATGCTCCAGTCCCTCTGTACGTAAAAGATGCTGAAATTCCACTGTAAAAACGTGCTTATATACGATACCGTCGCAACGGCAAGAATTGTTTTCCATCGTATGGACATAATTTTTCCTCTTTACTCCATTATGGTCGGATTGTAGAAATTATGGAAGCGGAAATCAATACGAGGGGTCATACATTACCCCCTGAATCAGTTCTCTTAGATCGTCGGGATGGGGATATCTGGCCAGGTTCTGTTCATAGGCTTTCAGAGCCACCGCCTCGGCAATATCCAGGCTGATATTTCGCAATTCTGTAAGGGGTGGAAATATGGATCCCCGTTCCAGCTGCTCCTGCTTCACCCTGGCGGCAAGGGCATCGGCGGCGGCCAGGAACATGCTGTCGCTGATGCGGCTGGCTGCAACGGATATTGCTCCAAGCCCCACACCCGGGAATATGTACACATTGTTGCCCTGGGCCGGTTCGAAACGCTTTCCTTCATACTCCAGGGGCTGAAAGGGACTGCCTGAAGCGAATATGGCCCGGCCTGAGGACCATTCGTAGGCCTGGGCGGCGCTGCACTCCGCCCGGTCTGTGGGATTGGACAGGGCAAAGATGATGGGACGCTGCTGAACCGCCGCCATACTCTCCACCACTTCCCGGCTGAAAGTGCCGGGTACGCCGGTGGCGCCGATTATGGCATGGGGCTCAAATTCCCTGATGGCCGAAACAAAGTCCCGGGCCTCGGAATCCACCGAATATTCGATGTTCTGGGGGGTAAGATCCTTCCGGGAGCTGATGAGCAGGCCGTGTTCATCCACAAACTGAACCTGTTTTCTGGCCTCCCCTTCACTCAGGCCCGCTTCCATCAGCGCCCGTGTCAGCAGATGAGCCATTCCTGTGGCCGCCGAGCCGGCGCCCAGGAACATCACCCTCAAATCCCTCAGCGGCGTACCGCTGATCCGGAGAGCAGCCTTCAGCCCCGCAACGGCCACTGCTGCGGTACCCTGAATATCATCATTAAAAGACAGCACCGCCTGCCGGAAGCGCTTGAGATGGTGGTAGGCGTTGGGGGTGGCGAAATCCTCGAACTGGATCAGGGCCTTGGGGTACTTATCCTGCACCGAAAATACGAACTCCTCCACCAGACTCTGGTATTCCCTGCCCCGGAGACGTGCATGGGGCCATCCCATGTAGAGGGGATCATTGAGAAGTTCCGTGTTATCGGTACCCACATCGAGCATTACCGGCATGCAGCGCAGGGGATCGATCCCTCCTGCGGCGGTATAGAGAGAAAGCTTGCCGATGGGAATTCCCATGCCGTTTGCCCCCAGATCGCCGAGCCCCAGAATCCGCTCTCCGTCGGTAACCACAATGATCCGCACATCTTCAACCGGCCAGTTATTGAGAATATCCCTGATATGTCCTTTGTCTTCCGGAGTAATATAGAAGCCCTTGGCATGACGGAAAATATTGGCGAACTGCTGACAGGCCTGACCTACTGTGGGGGTGTAGACAATGGGCAAGAGCTCCCGGATATTATCCATGAGAACCCGGAAGAACAGCCGTTCGTTCCGCTCTTCCAGGGAGCGCAGGAAAATATAGCGCTCCATGTTGTTTTCCTTCCTTCGGAAGTTTTCCATCACCCGCTGTGCCTGAAGCTCCTGGGAGGAAATCTGGTAGGGAAGAAGGCCCCTCAGTCCCAGATTACGCCGCTCTTCCCGGGTGAAGCCGGTTCCCTTGTTGCTCCGTGAATCGTGAATTATATCCATGCCTCGGAGAGGCCGTTCCCGCTCTGCCATGCCTTCATGGTAGCTCATGGAGACCCCCGGGGCAAGCCGGGAGTTCACAATTCACATGAGGTTCTACAATACCTTCGAGAGAAAATCCTTCAGCCTGGGGTGCTCGGGCTGTGCAAAAAGCTGCGCAGGAGGATTTTCCTCCAGGATTTCCCCTTCATCCATAAAGAGAATCCGGTTTCCCACCTCCCTGGCGAAGCCCATCTCGTGGCTTACAACCACCATGGTCATCCCTTCGGAAGCAAGGAGCCGCATAACATCCAGCACTTCACCCACCATTTCCGGGTCAAGTGCGCTGGTGGGTTCGTCAAAGAGCATCACATCCGGGTTCATGGCCAGAGCCCGCACGATGGCGATACGCTGTTTCTGACCGCCGGAAAGCCGGGACGGATACTCATGGGCCTTGTCCTCAAGTCCCACCCGTTTCAGCAGCTCCATCCCCTTCTCTTCCGCAGATTCTTTGCTCAGTCCTTTCAGACGGATGGGGGCCAGGGTGATATTTCCCATCACATCCAGATGGGGAAAGAGGTTGAAATTCTGGAACACCATACCCATTTTCTGACGCTGCTGGTTGATGTCGTTGGTACCTGAGGTAATATCCACCCCTTCAAAGAGGATGCGCCCCTGGGTGGGCATTTCCAGCAGGTTGAGACAGCGCAAAAAGGTGCTTTTTCCCGAACCCGAAGGGCCGATCACCACCACCACTTCGCCGGTCTGCACTTCCACATCCAGGCCTTTGAGAACATGGAGATCCCCGAAATTTTTATGAAGTCCTTCTACATTAATCACTGCTTCTCAGCCTCCTTTCGGCATTGCCAAGCAGCCGG
It includes:
- a CDS encoding methyl-accepting chemotaxis protein, whose protein sequence is MSIRWKTILAVATVSYISTFLQWNFSIFYVQRDWSIYFHQFGTFQLIVTALVVAASIVLFFAMAGISSAERRLKRGDLLDSFEEIRLDRLLNRVPGILAVVNVLGFLVGPAAQYAVRVSAQGQPFFSFDLLTILVYSASFGFYVLFVELRLFERYSLTLHRLRRRTHLDHHRKNAWEKRQFMMAMTIIVFATGLLLASGMGYLEEELLAPGEVDAGSAATEVADYRMELWEQALEGNAPDLTINSPRLRPRLTEFFGKMFLLAGIITAMSALAVFIESRPYSSRLKLLEQGIGDLSRGQAESRNKLIVTDDDELGLAISHLNSFIDSQAALFSAISSSVRDAGELSSRLDEISSTAEQLGENIDRGIRQVQEHIGIQHSALEQADSDVEKLIANIRTSSGNLEKQNEAVEASSSSVEELIANIASVSKNARETAESTQVLEGKASAGEKDMNELIQGIENIDQAAEEVSKSVGQIAKIAAQTNLLAMNAAIEAAHAGDVGSGFAVVATEVRSLAGDASKTATEITQLIKSMNNYSSQGLETGRRAMDSFHEISSAVKTNSRLIEEISQAMVEQEQGNKDIQEAVSTLLDLSRQAAELTRSQAGESNQVQQRMQDLDAAAADIRQVMEGNLQSLKDVDRFVEHLKQLIRENNLIVSRLNSANAKQET
- a CDS encoding NAD-dependent malic enzyme, encoding MSYHEGMAERERPLRGMDIIHDSRSNKGTGFTREERRNLGLRGLLPYQISSQELQAQRVMENFRRKENNMERYIFLRSLEERNERLFFRVLMDNIRELLPIVYTPTVGQACQQFANIFRHAKGFYITPEDKGHIRDILNNWPVEDVRIIVVTDGERILGLGDLGANGMGIPIGKLSLYTAAGGIDPLRCMPVMLDVGTDNTELLNDPLYMGWPHARLRGREYQSLVEEFVFSVQDKYPKALIQFEDFATPNAYHHLKRFRQAVLSFNDDIQGTAAVAVAGLKAALRISGTPLRDLRVMFLGAGSAATGMAHLLTRALMEAGLSEGEARKQVQFVDEHGLLISSRKDLTPQNIEYSVDSEARDFVSAIREFEPHAIIGATGVPGTFSREVVESMAAVQQRPIIFALSNPTDRAECSAAQAYEWSSGRAIFASGSPFQPLEYEGKRFEPAQGNNVYIFPGVGLGAISVAASRISDSMFLAAADALAARVKQEQLERGSIFPPLTELRNISLDIAEAVALKAYEQNLARYPHPDDLRELIQGVMYDPSY
- a CDS encoding amino acid ABC transporter ATP-binding protein, producing MINVEGLHKNFGDLHVLKGLDVEVQTGEVVVVIGPSGSGKSTFLRCLNLLEMPTQGRILFEGVDITSGTNDINQQRQKMGMVFQNFNLFPHLDVMGNITLAPIRLKGLSKESAEEKGMELLKRVGLEDKAHEYPSRLSGGQKQRIAIVRALAMNPDVMLFDEPTSALDPEMVGEVLDVMRLLASEGMTMVVVSHEMGFAREVGNRILFMDEGEILEENPPAQLFAQPEHPRLKDFLSKVL